A genomic region of Azoarcus sp. KH32C contains the following coding sequences:
- a CDS encoding DUF58 domain-containing protein yields MSPDFDRQSAAVAPSQHDLIALRARAAALRTLAAAARGPRGGVHRGTTPGRGLDFAEVRPYQAGDDLRNVDWRHTARCGRPFTKLFHEEREQPVRLFVDLGATMRFGTRRMFKSVAAAKVAALLAWTTVDAGDRIGGVIHDGRTYHDLPARAREHSALGFIHRLVTSAADAEIARNPASFGAALQAFARGVRPGTCAVVLSDFQALDTTGEHVLHTLRTATRITLVHVFDALESTPPPPGIYRIATPNAECSLDLRDDAARAAYGAPFRARSERLAALSRHLGATLLPLATDDDPLSALAPLFQPRRAA; encoded by the coding sequence GTGAGCCCGGACTTCGACCGGCAGTCCGCTGCGGTCGCCCCCTCGCAACATGACCTGATTGCGCTGCGCGCCCGGGCCGCCGCGCTGCGCACCCTCGCCGCGGCGGCGCGAGGCCCGCGCGGCGGAGTACACCGCGGCACGACGCCCGGGCGCGGGCTCGACTTTGCCGAGGTACGCCCTTACCAGGCCGGCGACGATCTGCGCAATGTGGACTGGCGACACACCGCGCGCTGCGGTCGCCCCTTTACGAAACTGTTTCACGAAGAGCGCGAGCAGCCGGTCCGGCTGTTCGTCGATCTCGGCGCGACAATGCGCTTCGGCACACGCCGCATGTTCAAATCGGTCGCCGCGGCAAAGGTAGCGGCATTGCTGGCTTGGACCACGGTCGACGCGGGCGACCGCATCGGCGGCGTCATTCACGACGGGCGCACTTATCACGACCTGCCCGCACGTGCGCGCGAACACAGCGCGCTCGGCTTCATCCATCGGCTCGTGACAAGCGCTGCAGACGCGGAAATCGCCCGCAATCCGGCCAGTTTCGGTGCCGCCCTGCAGGCATTCGCCCGTGGAGTCCGTCCGGGGACCTGTGCAGTCGTGCTGTCCGACTTCCAAGCCCTGGATACGACGGGCGAACATGTGCTGCACACGCTACGCACTGCGACACGCATTACCCTCGTGCACGTATTCGACGCACTCGAATCCACGCCGCCTCCGCCTGGCATCTATCGCATTGCCACTCCCAACGCCGAGTGCTCGCTGGATCTGCGCGACGATGCCGCTCGCGCAGCCTACGGCGCGCCCTTTCGTGCGCGCAGCGAACGCCTTGCCGCCCTCTCGCGGCATCTTGGCGCAACACTCCTGCCGCTTGCGACGGACGACGATCCGCTGTCGGCGCTCGCGCCCTTGTTTCAGCCGCGTCGCGCCGCATGA
- a CDS encoding MoxR family ATPase, whose protein sequence is MNPLPQVQTLLAALQAEVVGQPQLIERLLIALLADGHVLLEGPPGIAKTRAARLLASMIAADFHRIQFTPDLLPADLTGSEIFRPQDGSFHFEHGPLFHHLLLADEINRAPAKVQSALLEAMGEQQITVGQTTFALPRLFLVIATQNPIEHEGTYPLPEAQLDRFLLHVRVDYPTPESEREILRLARAEALGALETRPRPARSPILTQEQVFAARRAVLELHLSPDLERYIVELVAATRSPERYGVDLAQAVRFGASPRGTLALERAARARAWLLGRDYVSPDDIQAVAPDVLRHRILLGWDAQANGMSTDALVTALLERVPVP, encoded by the coding sequence ATGAATCCGCTCCCCCAGGTGCAGACCCTACTTGCCGCGCTGCAGGCCGAAGTGGTCGGCCAGCCGCAACTGATCGAAAGGCTGCTGATCGCGCTGCTCGCCGACGGCCACGTGCTGCTCGAGGGCCCTCCCGGGATCGCCAAGACGCGCGCTGCACGCCTGCTGGCGTCGATGATCGCGGCCGACTTCCACCGCATCCAGTTCACGCCCGACCTGCTGCCTGCCGACCTCACCGGCAGCGAGATCTTCCGTCCGCAGGACGGCAGCTTCCATTTCGAGCACGGACCGCTGTTCCATCATCTGCTCCTCGCCGACGAGATCAATCGCGCGCCGGCGAAGGTGCAGTCGGCCCTGCTCGAAGCGATGGGCGAACAGCAGATCACCGTCGGACAGACCACCTTCGCACTGCCTCGCCTGTTCCTCGTGATCGCGACGCAGAATCCGATCGAACACGAAGGGACTTATCCGCTGCCGGAAGCGCAGCTCGACCGCTTCCTGCTCCACGTACGCGTGGACTATCCGACGCCCGAAAGCGAACGCGAGATCCTGCGCCTCGCCCGAGCGGAAGCGCTCGGCGCGCTGGAGACGAGGCCGCGGCCGGCGCGGAGCCCGATCCTCACGCAGGAGCAGGTTTTCGCTGCGCGGCGCGCCGTCCTCGAACTGCACCTCAGTCCGGACCTCGAACGCTACATCGTCGAGCTCGTCGCGGCGACCCGCAGCCCCGAGCGTTACGGCGTCGATCTCGCACAAGCCGTGCGCTTCGGCGCGAGTCCGCGCGGGACGCTCGCGCTCGAACGTGCCGCGCGGGCGCGTGCCTGGCTGCTCGGCCGCGACTACGTCTCCCCTGATGACATCCAGGCCGTCGCACCGGACGTCCTGCGCCACCGCATCCTGCTGGGCTGGGATGCGCAAGCGAACGGCATGAGCACGGACGCGCTCGTGACGGCCCTGCTCGAACGCGTACCGGTACCGTGA
- a CDS encoding polyprenol monophosphomannose synthase — translation MKIAAVIPTYNERGNIGPLVGEVLAALSRPAWQVHVLVVDDESPDGTAEEVKRLATRQAGVSLLSGPRAGLGAAYVRGLDHVLATFAPNIVIQMDADFSHLPSDLPRLVEAIEQGADLAIGSRYLEGNRTPPDWGWRRRMLSWGGNLVARHWLGLAPVRDCTAGFRAWRASALVKADYAEVTAQGYVFLVALLQRAVQARLRVREVPVVFPDRKVGESKLGYKEIAGFAHWAILHRAPSNMTPQPARATR, via the coding sequence ATGAAAATTGCCGCCGTCATTCCCACTTATAACGAGCGCGGCAACATCGGCCCCCTCGTCGGGGAGGTTCTGGCTGCGCTGTCGCGTCCCGCATGGCAGGTCCACGTGCTGGTCGTCGACGACGAGTCGCCCGACGGCACCGCCGAGGAGGTGAAGCGCCTCGCGACGCGGCAGGCGGGCGTGTCGCTGCTGAGCGGCCCCCGCGCAGGCCTCGGCGCCGCGTACGTGCGCGGACTGGACCACGTGCTGGCCACGTTCGCGCCGAACATCGTCATCCAGATGGACGCCGACTTTTCGCATCTGCCATCGGACCTGCCGCGCCTCGTCGAGGCGATTGAACAGGGCGCGGATCTCGCGATCGGCAGTCGCTACCTGGAAGGCAATCGCACGCCGCCCGACTGGGGCTGGCGACGCCGGATGCTGTCCTGGGGCGGCAATCTGGTCGCGCGGCACTGGCTCGGTCTCGCCCCGGTGCGCGACTGCACGGCGGGGTTCCGCGCGTGGCGCGCGAGCGCCTTGGTCAAGGCCGATTACGCGGAAGTGACGGCCCAGGGCTACGTGTTCCTGGTGGCGCTGCTGCAGCGGGCAGTTCAGGCTCGGCTACGCGTCCGCGAAGTCCCGGTCGTGTTCCCGGACCGAAAGGTGGGCGAATCGAAGCTCGGATATAAGGAGATCGCGGGCTTTGCCCACTGGGCGATCCTGCACCGTGCCCCGTCGAACATGACACCGCAGCCGGCGAGGGCCACGCGATGA
- a CDS encoding glycosyltransferase family 87 protein, which yields MFGYAVFIGGKFAEGYRDAARGEVPLYTDFTSTYAASLLVREVPAEFVYLPRSMIAAGKAAAHRIYDNIDERQAANVGFAPWMYPPTFILLVIPLAYLPYLLAWAGWLAVTALPYLATIRRILPGHIALPFALAAPPAFFNLMYGQTGFLTAGLLGLGLLLVRSHPLRAGVLIGLASVKPHFGILVPFALLAGGHWRVFAAAAASVLATVLVSVVMLGDDPWFAFIGTSLFHLDGFTVGAFTLPAMATAWSAARLAGMSLAQAWSIQYAVSALMLILVAAVWWRGRRHTESQGLQAAVLCFATPLALPLTFLYDLVLIVPAAAWLWADMRRHGAGRKEYWILVTGLIALLGVKEFAKLASFQAAPWILSVLLGLALSRFLMAVQRES from the coding sequence GTGTTCGGCTACGCCGTCTTCATCGGCGGAAAGTTCGCCGAAGGCTATCGCGACGCCGCGCGCGGCGAAGTGCCGCTCTATACCGACTTCACGTCGACCTACGCCGCATCGCTGCTTGTCCGCGAAGTGCCAGCGGAATTCGTCTACCTGCCGCGCTCCATGATCGCAGCGGGCAAGGCGGCGGCGCACCGCATCTACGACAACATCGACGAGCGGCAGGCGGCCAACGTCGGCTTCGCGCCGTGGATGTATCCGCCGACTTTCATCCTCCTCGTCATCCCGCTTGCCTATCTGCCCTACCTCCTCGCGTGGGCGGGCTGGCTCGCGGTCACCGCGCTGCCCTACCTGGCGACGATCCGCAGGATCCTGCCCGGCCATATCGCACTGCCCTTCGCGCTCGCGGCACCGCCTGCCTTCTTCAACCTGATGTATGGCCAGACCGGCTTCCTGACGGCCGGCCTCCTCGGACTCGGGCTGCTGCTCGTGCGCAGTCACCCCTTGCGCGCCGGCGTGCTGATCGGGCTCGCCAGCGTGAAACCCCATTTCGGCATCCTCGTGCCTTTTGCGCTGCTCGCCGGCGGCCATTGGCGAGTCTTCGCCGCCGCCGCCGCGAGCGTGCTGGCAACCGTGCTGGTCAGCGTCGTCATGCTCGGAGACGACCCGTGGTTCGCATTCATCGGCACCAGCCTCTTCCATCTCGACGGCTTCACTGTCGGCGCCTTCACACTGCCGGCGATGGCCACCGCGTGGTCGGCCGCGCGTCTGGCCGGAATGTCGCTCGCGCAGGCCTGGAGCATTCAGTACGCGGTCAGTGCGCTGATGCTGATCCTCGTCGCCGCCGTGTGGTGGCGCGGCCGACGCCACACGGAATCCCAGGGCTTGCAAGCCGCGGTGCTGTGTTTTGCGACGCCGCTCGCACTGCCGCTGACCTTCCTATACGACCTCGTGCTGATCGTGCCGGCAGCCGCCTGGCTGTGGGCGGACATGCGGCGCCACGGTGCCGGGCGCAAAGAATACTGGATACTCGTGACGGGGCTGATCGCCCTCCTCGGCGTGAAGGAGTTCGCGAAGCTCGCGTCCTTCCAGGCCGCTCCGTGGATCCTGTCCGTGCTGCTCGGACTCGCGCTGTCCCGTTTTCTCATGGCGGTGCAACGTGAATCCTGA
- the ccsA gene encoding cytochrome c biogenesis protein CcsA, with the protein MTDLLQIEVMAFWASVLTYSIATATAIFGLVFRRDWPKRIFVLLLLAWALHTLAFGARWMRIGHLPVINTFEMLSANVWGLAAAVWIGYVLLPRVRAFAAFVLPIVTMLMGWMIMIPMDESSLPPTYHTIWLFIHIAFLKIFLGAAFVALGIALITIFRQLGIGTARLQRLPSDNELDATAYRCMALALIFDTLGIAAGAIWAQDAWGRYWSWDPLEVWSLVTWLAIGLTLHIRASFRTRPLTNSMLTTGTFVIAFFTFFGIPFVTTALHKGAI; encoded by the coding sequence ATGACAGACCTGCTCCAGATCGAGGTGATGGCCTTCTGGGCCTCGGTTCTCACCTATAGCATCGCCACCGCAACCGCAATCTTCGGGCTGGTGTTCCGCCGCGACTGGCCGAAACGCATCTTCGTGCTGCTGCTCCTCGCCTGGGCACTGCATACCCTCGCATTCGGCGCGCGCTGGATGCGCATCGGCCACCTGCCGGTGATCAACACCTTCGAAATGCTGTCGGCGAACGTCTGGGGCCTGGCCGCCGCGGTGTGGATCGGCTACGTGCTGCTGCCGCGGGTGCGTGCGTTTGCAGCCTTCGTGCTGCCCATCGTGACGATGCTGATGGGCTGGATGATCATGATCCCGATGGACGAGTCGTCGCTGCCGCCGACCTACCACACGATCTGGCTCTTCATCCACATCGCCTTCCTGAAGATCTTCCTCGGCGCCGCCTTCGTCGCGCTGGGCATCGCATTGATCACGATCTTCCGCCAGCTCGGCATCGGCACCGCGAGACTGCAACGCCTGCCAAGCGACAACGAACTCGATGCGACCGCCTATCGCTGCATGGCCCTCGCGCTGATCTTCGATACCCTCGGCATCGCCGCCGGCGCGATCTGGGCGCAGGATGCGTGGGGCCGCTACTGGTCGTGGGATCCGCTCGAAGTGTGGTCGCTCGTCACCTGGCTCGCGATCGGCCTGACGCTGCACATCCGCGCCTCCTTCCGCACGCGCCCACTGACGAACTCGATGCTGACCACTGGCACCTTCGTCATCGCCTTCTTCACCTTCTTCGGCATCCCCTTCGTCACAACCGCGCTGCACAAGGGGGCCATCTGA
- a CDS encoding lipopolysaccharide assembly protein LapB, whose protein sequence is MPATPPTPPARPARGRDYRKSSIIAVPFAIATIATIVSLLPGRGVESGSTVSHSPFPYSAPHGPDRMRTEETAEAPPKSDGLTIDPNKDPAGHQDEVKRVTINAMLGLARDFLKAGQPDRATESTMKAMYLDPKNPDAYHVMGDIMMQRRRFAQARDYYESEIDRDPMRADAYFSHATASEALGDLESALGGMRSFLHVVPDKDPFRLKVAQARSAIWEWESKLGRGPWGPTRGIPPGFTEAELRRDGKGVAVKMPIPGTQDKNGVQQYEIKHADRIEMYKKP, encoded by the coding sequence ATGCCCGCAACACCGCCAACACCACCCGCGCGCCCCGCACGGGGCCGCGATTACCGCAAGAGCTCGATCATTGCGGTGCCTTTCGCCATCGCAACGATCGCAACGATCGTCTCGCTGCTCCCGGGGCGAGGCGTCGAAAGCGGCAGCACAGTCTCGCATTCGCCGTTTCCCTACTCCGCGCCGCACGGCCCCGACCGGATGCGCACCGAGGAGACGGCGGAAGCACCGCCGAAGTCCGACGGCCTGACGATCGACCCGAACAAGGATCCGGCCGGCCACCAGGATGAGGTCAAGCGGGTGACGATCAACGCGATGCTCGGCCTCGCACGCGACTTCCTGAAGGCCGGCCAGCCGGACCGCGCCACCGAATCGACGATGAAGGCGATGTATCTGGATCCCAAAAATCCGGACGCCTATCACGTCATGGGCGACATCATGATGCAGCGGCGCCGCTTCGCCCAAGCCCGCGATTACTATGAATCCGAGATCGATCGCGACCCGATGCGTGCCGATGCCTATTTCTCGCATGCCACGGCATCCGAAGCGCTCGGCGACCTCGAATCGGCCCTCGGCGGGATGCGCAGCTTCCTGCACGTGGTGCCGGACAAGGATCCGTTCCGGCTGAAGGTGGCCCAGGCCCGTTCGGCGATCTGGGAATGGGAATCGAAGCTGGGGCGCGGACCGTGGGGCCCGACGCGCGGCATCCCGCCGGGTTTCACCGAAGCGGAATTGCGCCGCGACGGCAAGGGCGTCGCGGTCAAGATGCCGATCCCGGGCACCCAGGACAAGAACGGCGTGCAGCAATATGAGATCAAGCACGCCGACAGGATCGAGATGTACAAGAAACCATGA
- a CDS encoding SUMF1/EgtB/PvdO family nonheme iron enzyme: MKPLRYAAFLIATAASTLSFAQTPGTPLPREVLINGVEFVHIPAGNFWYGVENTDHLNNQRPVDGKYYRDVQIWLDGFYMAKFEARARDFKRFMDQPNVKHRSEYAGEADGCAVRGNGKSGYTLTAPDRDLPATHLSNNLSVEFAQWMGFRLPTEIEWVKAARGTDHRMYPWGDEYPDDTFAGYKSHSGCSPAPIDAFANGRSAYGLYNMGGNVYEHVADWYNNAYDLALKDGQRNPAPPKNGTVAPDITEPQKVLKGGRWATDAQGMTIYARSLHRPDGGFVCFGTRFAVDEAVVARQLQAGTAKVLTQ; this comes from the coding sequence ATGAAACCACTTCGCTACGCCGCATTCCTGATCGCCACTGCGGCATCCACGCTGTCGTTCGCCCAAACCCCCGGCACTCCGCTACCGCGCGAGGTGCTGATCAATGGCGTCGAGTTCGTCCATATCCCGGCCGGCAACTTCTGGTACGGGGTCGAAAACACCGACCACCTCAACAACCAGCGGCCTGTGGACGGCAAGTACTACCGCGACGTCCAGATCTGGCTTGACGGCTTCTACATGGCCAAGTTCGAGGCTCGGGCACGCGACTTCAAGCGCTTCATGGATCAGCCCAACGTCAAGCACCGCAGTGAATATGCGGGGGAGGCCGACGGATGCGCCGTGAGGGGAAACGGCAAGTCGGGCTACACGCTGACGGCTCCCGACCGGGACCTCCCGGCAACGCACCTGTCGAACAACCTGTCGGTCGAATTCGCGCAGTGGATGGGCTTCCGCCTGCCAACCGAGATCGAATGGGTCAAGGCCGCACGCGGCACCGATCATCGCATGTACCCGTGGGGCGACGAATATCCGGACGACACCTTCGCCGGCTACAAGTCGCATTCCGGATGCAGTCCGGCCCCCATCGACGCATTCGCCAACGGCCGCTCCGCATACGGCCTCTACAACATGGGCGGCAATGTCTATGAACATGTCGCCGACTGGTACAACAACGCCTACGACCTGGCGCTCAAGGACGGCCAGCGCAACCCCGCGCCGCCCAAGAATGGCACGGTCGCACCCGACATCACTGAGCCGCAGAAGGTCCTGAAGGGCGGGCGCTGGGCGACCGATGCCCAAGGCATGACGATCTATGCCCGCAGCCTGCATCGCCCGGACGGCGGCTTCGTCTGCTTCGGCACCCGCTTCGCCGTGGATGAAGCCGTTGTGGCACGGCAGTTGCAAGCAGGTACGGCCAAGGTTCTCACACAGTGA
- a CDS encoding SUMF1/EgtB/PvdO family nonheme iron enzyme, translating into MRPFTTPPAALILAGALLGSAAHAASPGTPRIWQDPQVAIEFIHVEKSCYRMGNDRQIPPEVDGGWVRLNYTQSLSHDEGPAHEACLDAYWLGSHEITRKQWLKVMGALPDGDASLPQNLPVARVTWEQANAFTDRLNALYKNRYRFRLPTEAEWEFACRGANPKTLDQGVPTTPEDLALQAVADIHAPRPPEPVGSRNPNTAGFYDLLGNVWEWTADDYAPDAYTKHSLYNPRYKAGLDKAVIRGGSVRTEFMQARCTMRGRYPKQDTLDHIGLRVVREE; encoded by the coding sequence ATGAGACCGTTCACTACGCCCCCCGCGGCGCTGATCCTCGCCGGCGCCCTGCTCGGATCGGCCGCGCATGCTGCAAGTCCCGGCACGCCCCGGATCTGGCAGGACCCGCAAGTTGCGATCGAATTCATCCACGTCGAGAAGTCGTGCTACCGGATGGGCAACGATCGGCAAATCCCCCCTGAGGTCGATGGCGGTTGGGTCAGACTGAATTACACACAGTCGCTGTCCCATGACGAAGGCCCGGCGCATGAAGCTTGCCTCGACGCTTACTGGCTCGGCAGCCACGAAATCACGCGCAAGCAATGGCTGAAGGTGATGGGCGCGCTACCCGACGGCGATGCAAGCCTGCCTCAAAACCTGCCGGTGGCACGCGTCACGTGGGAGCAAGCGAACGCCTTCACCGACCGACTCAACGCGCTGTACAAGAACCGCTATCGCTTCCGTCTGCCGACCGAAGCCGAATGGGAATTCGCATGCCGCGGCGCCAACCCGAAGACGCTCGACCAGGGCGTGCCCACGACGCCCGAAGATCTCGCTCTCCAGGCGGTCGCCGACATCCATGCACCTCGCCCCCCCGAACCCGTCGGCAGCCGCAACCCCAACACCGCCGGCTTCTACGACCTGCTCGGCAATGTATGGGAATGGACCGCCGACGATTACGCCCCCGATGCTTACACCAAGCACAGCCTGTATAACCCGCGCTACAAAGCTGGCCTCGACAAGGCCGTCATCCGCGGCGGCAGCGTCCGCACCGAGTTCATGCAGGCGCGCTGCACGATGCGCGGACGCTATCCGAAACAGGACACGCTCGACCATATCGGCCTACGCGTCGTGCGCGAGGAATGA
- a CDS encoding cytochrome c biogenesis protein ResB codes for MLLASPKLSAAFFVVMAGCALWARIPERSATLAMLLPFSLLTANLLAAIVTNRRFRADLPLLVFHLALLALVVTLVVARLTYFEGQATVTGGTAFDGKLISETSGALHSRRLDDLRFTNLGFTENYPERGHYHATYNRVRWRADGATHTADIGDDIPLILAGYRIYTTRHRGFSPVFRWQKTDGTDELGTVQLRDSNNGAFAGANEWQLPDGRQAWLMVDIEAPSEEQTGAHVRANLGAGSDTDRLILRVGDERHTLSPGEQLVLPEGTLTYVRLDSWMGYRIVADPTKPWLIGTIAVAVISLVWFYSRIVFRPLSAKSIPS; via the coding sequence GTGCTGCTTGCTTCGCCCAAGCTGTCGGCCGCGTTCTTCGTGGTCATGGCCGGCTGCGCGCTCTGGGCCCGCATCCCGGAGCGCAGCGCCACCCTGGCGATGCTGCTTCCGTTCTCGCTGCTGACCGCCAACCTGCTTGCGGCGATCGTCACGAATCGCCGCTTCCGCGCCGACCTGCCGCTGCTCGTCTTTCACCTGGCTCTACTCGCCCTCGTCGTCACACTCGTCGTAGCGCGACTCACCTACTTCGAAGGCCAGGCGACCGTCACCGGAGGCACCGCCTTCGACGGCAAGCTGATCTCGGAAACGAGCGGCGCATTGCACAGCCGGCGTCTCGACGACCTGCGCTTCACGAATCTCGGATTCACCGAAAACTATCCCGAGCGCGGCCACTACCACGCCACCTACAACCGCGTCCGCTGGCGCGCCGACGGCGCGACTCATACGGCCGATATCGGCGACGACATCCCGCTGATCCTCGCGGGCTATCGCATCTATACGACCCGCCATCGCGGTTTTTCGCCCGTATTCCGCTGGCAGAAGACCGACGGCACCGACGAGTTGGGCACCGTGCAGCTGCGGGACAGCAACAACGGCGCCTTCGCGGGCGCCAACGAATGGCAATTGCCCGACGGCCGGCAAGCCTGGCTGATGGTCGACATCGAAGCGCCCTCAGAAGAACAGACTGGCGCCCATGTCCGTGCCAATCTCGGCGCCGGGTCGGACACCGACCGCCTCATCCTGCGCGTAGGCGACGAACGGCATACCCTTTCCCCCGGCGAGCAACTCGTGCTGCCCGAAGGCACGCTGACCTACGTCCGCCTCGACTCCTGGATGGGCTACCGGATCGTCGCCGACCCGACCAAACCCTGGCTCATCGGCACCATCGCCGTCGCCGTCATTTCGCTTGTCTGGTTCTACTCGCGCATCGTCTTCCGTCCCCTTTCCGCTAAATCGATCCCATCATGA